A genomic segment from Pseudomonas sp. S09G 359 encodes:
- a CDS encoding YchJ family protein: protein MSTSICPCGSGNLLDACCGHYHAGHPAPCASALMRSRYSAYVLGLVDYLVATTLPAQQAGLDRDAIGTWSAQSTWLGLEVESSEVFGGQPEHAFVTFTARWHDSTGEHSHREQSSFVQNEGRWYFIDPTVEVKAGRNDACLCGSGQKFKKCCSSYL, encoded by the coding sequence ATGAGTACATCCATTTGCCCCTGCGGCAGTGGCAACCTGCTGGATGCCTGCTGCGGCCATTATCACGCCGGGCATCCGGCACCCTGCGCCAGCGCCCTGATGCGCTCGCGCTACAGCGCCTATGTGCTGGGCCTGGTGGACTACCTGGTAGCCACTACCCTGCCCGCGCAACAGGCCGGCCTGGACCGCGACGCCATTGGCACGTGGAGCGCGCAGAGCACCTGGCTGGGCCTGGAGGTGGAAAGCTCCGAGGTCTTCGGCGGCCAGCCGGAACACGCCTTTGTGACCTTTACCGCGCGCTGGCATGACAGCACTGGCGAACATAGCCACCGCGAGCAGTCTTCTTTCGTACAGAATGAAGGGCGCTGGTACTTCATCGACCCGACCGTAGAAGTGAAGGCCGGGCGCAATGATGCGTGCCTGTGCGGCAGTGGGCAAAAATTCAAGAAGTGCTGTTCCAGCTACCTCTAA
- a CDS encoding OmpA family protein encodes MSIMRTALPLVLLTGVLTGCAGLQKTDWPTCAAVGGVTGAAIGATESSAYAGYGALLIGGMAGAYCWVHGDGDEDGDGVPDSRDKCPGTPKGVQVDANGCPPAPPAAVVEEVVVVKEETIVIRDVHFQFDSAKLTAADKTKLDTVATRLKQEAPSAQLRVSGHTDSVGADAYNQKLSEKRAHSVTDYLIGAGVPRSNFVSVTGAGESHPVADNKTAEGRALNRRTEIQINR; translated from the coding sequence ATGAGCATCATGCGGACAGCTCTACCCTTGGTTCTGCTAACCGGAGTATTGACAGGTTGCGCAGGCTTGCAAAAAACCGATTGGCCCACCTGCGCCGCTGTTGGCGGTGTGACCGGTGCGGCGATCGGTGCCACTGAAAGCTCGGCCTATGCAGGCTATGGCGCGCTGTTGATCGGCGGTATGGCCGGTGCCTATTGCTGGGTGCATGGCGATGGCGACGAAGATGGCGATGGCGTGCCGGACAGCCGCGACAAGTGCCCGGGCACTCCGAAAGGCGTGCAGGTCGACGCCAACGGCTGCCCACCTGCGCCTCCAGCGGCAGTGGTTGAAGAGGTGGTGGTGGTCAAGGAAGAAACCATCGTGATTCGCGATGTGCACTTCCAGTTCGACTCGGCCAAGTTGACGGCAGCGGATAAAACCAAGCTCGACACTGTTGCTACGCGTCTGAAACAAGAGGCCCCGAGCGCCCAACTGCGGGTCAGCGGGCACACCGACAGCGTCGGTGCCGATGCCTACAACCAGAAGCTCTCGGAAAAACGTGCCCACTCGGTCACCGATTACCTGATCGGCGCCGGCGTGCCGCGCAGCAATTTTGTGTCTGTCACCGGTGCGGGCGAAAGCCATCCGGTCGCCGACAACAAAACGGCTGAAGGCCGCGCCCTCAACCGCCGTACGGAAATCCAGATCAACCGCTGA
- a CDS encoding DUF6231 family protein — protein MTAGISSRTPQQALAALLDLHQPKRLLLLGASQFPALDAFKDAHPETQVSVAAPGPLPADLAAQRFDLALVVDCLEHLSKPQGLTLLGGIRNLNASRIAVLVDLGACDWKETDFFSLALQAGERFQREEQVMTLFTYDLLDYKQVPDWLNARFWANPENFGKYWW, from the coding sequence ATGACCGCTGGTATTTCTTCCCGTACGCCCCAACAAGCCTTGGCTGCGTTGCTCGACCTGCATCAGCCAAAACGCCTGCTGCTGTTGGGTGCCAGCCAGTTCCCGGCGCTGGATGCCTTTAAGGACGCGCACCCCGAGACCCAAGTGTCCGTGGCAGCGCCTGGGCCGTTGCCTGCAGACCTCGCCGCCCAACGTTTTGACCTGGCGCTGGTGGTGGACTGCCTGGAGCACCTGTCAAAACCGCAAGGCCTGACCCTGCTCGGTGGCATTCGCAACCTCAACGCCAGCCGCATCGCGGTGCTGGTGGACCTGGGCGCCTGCGACTGGAAGGAGACCGACTTCTTTTCCCTGGCCCTGCAGGCGGGCGAGCGCTTCCAGCGCGAAGAGCAGGTCATGACGCTGTTTACCTACGATCTGCTTGACTATAAACAGGTACCGGACTGGCTCAACGCCCGCTTCTGGGCCAACCCGGAAAACTTCGGAAAGTATTGGTGGTAA
- a CDS encoding LEA type 2 family protein, whose translation MLRIYSLMLALTFGLTGCASWFEDDAPPPHVSLVKVEVVRAKLLEQKFKLYFRVDNRDDADLTVRGLIYKVTLGNFVLTEGESNEWLTVPPRSHKFFRVSVRTNLWPQIRDVVQMLKKPDQPVPYRLEGELKTGLFIGYDVQVNHNGEIIPGDFIPERHR comes from the coding sequence ATGCTTCGGATATACAGCTTGATGCTGGCGTTAACCTTCGGCCTGACCGGTTGTGCATCCTGGTTCGAGGACGACGCGCCGCCGCCCCACGTCTCCCTGGTAAAAGTCGAAGTGGTGCGGGCCAAGTTGCTGGAGCAGAAATTCAAGCTGTACTTTCGCGTGGACAACCGCGACGACGCCGACCTGACGGTGCGTGGCCTGATCTACAAGGTGACCCTGGGCAACTTTGTGCTCACCGAAGGCGAATCCAACGAATGGCTGACCGTGCCGCCACGCAGCCATAAGTTTTTCCGGGTTTCCGTACGCACCAACCTCTGGCCACAGATACGCGATGTGGTGCAGATGCTGAAAAAACCCGACCAGCCCGTGCCTTATCGCCTGGAGGGGGAGCTGAAAACCGGATTATTCATCGGTTATGACGTGCAGGTGAACCACAATGGCGAGATAATCCCCGGCGATTTTATTCCGGAGCGACATCGATGA
- a CDS encoding CopD family protein, producing MTAFSLAYTLHVLAALVWVGGMFFAWMILRPAAMAALEGPARLKLWANVFQRFFVWVWVAVLILPISGVGLLQLRFNGFETAPRYVQVMMGLYLVMTALFIRIQALKFPQLRAAVAAEDWPAGAAALGQIRKLVGINLIVGLVVVAIASARPMF from the coding sequence ATGACCGCGTTTAGCCTCGCTTACACCCTGCATGTATTGGCCGCCCTGGTATGGGTCGGCGGTATGTTTTTCGCCTGGATGATCCTGCGGCCCGCCGCTATGGCGGCACTTGAGGGCCCTGCCCGGCTGAAGCTGTGGGCGAATGTGTTTCAACGTTTTTTCGTGTGGGTGTGGGTCGCGGTGCTGATTTTGCCGATCAGCGGCGTCGGCCTGTTGCAACTGCGCTTCAACGGCTTTGAAACCGCGCCGCGTTATGTGCAGGTGATGATGGGCTTGTATCTGGTGATGACGGCGCTGTTTATCCGCATCCAGGCGCTGAAGTTCCCGCAACTGCGGGCGGCGGTAGCGGCAGAGGATTGGCCGGCGGGTGCGGCTGCGCTGGGGCAGATTCGCAAGTTGGTGGGGATCAACTTGATCGTGGGGCTGGTGGTGGTGGCGATTGCTTCAGCTCGGCCGATGTTCTGA
- a CDS encoding SEC-C metal-binding domain-containing protein, which yields MTQQPHVHGPDCNHDHDHHDHDHGHVHGPNCGHAHQEPVRNALKDVGRNDPCPCGSEKKFKKCHGA from the coding sequence ATGACTCAGCAACCCCATGTCCATGGTCCTGACTGCAACCACGATCACGATCACCATGATCACGACCACGGCCATGTCCACGGCCCGAACTGCGGCCATGCCCACCAGGAGCCGGTGCGCAATGCCCTGAAGGACGTTGGTCGCAACGATCCTTGCCCATGTGGCAGCGAGAAAAAATTCAAGAAGTGCCATGGCGCGTAA